The following are encoded in a window of Amycolatopsis lexingtonensis genomic DNA:
- a CDS encoding RIO1 family regulatory kinase/ATPase produces the protein MRQHDFEDFDHFDDQPSRRRGARSRRGRFDDPEPTRSGRLTEGERVRLAKLRDDAYTENQLPDGADRWSTWDDAEHGPRPRPDWVVTELAAVDTDLGVLKTGKEADVHLLRRGLPGTDGTLLAAKRYRSDEHKLFHRDAGYLEGRRMRRSREMRAIEHRTAFGRNLIAEQWAVAEFAALSRLWTLGAPVPYPVQRNGTELLLEFLGEEDGTAAPRLAQARPDADELKDLWFQAVAALELLATEGLAHGDLSAYNLLVHRGRLMVIDLPQVVDVVANPGGAEFLARDVRNLAGWFHGRGLGEHVTNTDELLAELVTAAGLG, from the coding sequence GTGCGCCAGCACGACTTCGAAGACTTCGACCACTTCGACGACCAACCTTCCCGCCGTCGCGGAGCGCGTTCGCGCCGCGGGCGGTTCGACGACCCGGAGCCCACGCGCAGCGGGCGGCTCACCGAAGGCGAGCGCGTCCGGCTCGCCAAGCTCCGCGACGACGCCTACACCGAAAACCAGCTGCCCGACGGGGCCGACCGCTGGTCCACCTGGGACGACGCCGAACACGGCCCGCGACCCCGGCCGGACTGGGTGGTCACCGAGCTCGCCGCGGTCGACACCGACCTCGGGGTGCTCAAGACCGGCAAGGAGGCCGACGTCCACCTGCTGCGGCGTGGCTTGCCCGGCACCGACGGGACGCTGCTCGCCGCGAAGCGCTACCGCAGCGACGAACACAAGCTGTTCCACCGCGACGCGGGCTACCTCGAGGGACGGCGGATGCGCCGCTCCCGCGAGATGCGCGCGATCGAGCACCGCACCGCGTTCGGCCGCAACCTGATCGCCGAACAGTGGGCCGTCGCGGAGTTCGCCGCGCTGAGTCGCTTGTGGACGCTCGGGGCGCCGGTGCCCTACCCGGTGCAGCGCAACGGGACCGAGCTGCTCCTCGAGTTCCTCGGCGAGGAGGACGGAACGGCGGCGCCGCGGCTGGCCCAGGCACGGCCGGACGCCGACGAGCTGAAGGACCTCTGGTTCCAGGCCGTCGCGGCGCTCGAGCTGCTCGCCACCGAGGGGCTCGCGCACGGCGACCTCTCGGCGTACAACCTGCTCGTGCACCGGGGCCGGCTGATGGTGATCGACCTGCCGCAGGTCGTCGACGTCGTGGCCAACCCCGGCGGGGCCGAATTCCTGGCCAGGGACGTGCGCAACTTGGCCGGCTGGTTCCACGGCCGCGGGCTCGGCGAGCACGTGACGAACACCGATGAGCTGCTGGCGGAGCTCGTGACCGCCGCCGGGCTCGGGTGA
- a CDS encoding DEAD/DEAH box helicase — protein MTVTFNSGHTSTSARADRPDRKPRTRPAGGDMLRDDAVETVATKTFAQLGLPEPLLRALADAGINNPFPIQSATIPDALAGRDVLGRAQTGSGKTLAFGLAMLARLDGGKARPKRPRALILVPTRELAMQVADSLTPLAKSLGLWCRTAVGGMAFARQADALSRGVDLLIATPGRLSDHVRQGTAHLGDCNFIALDEADQMADMGFMPQVREILDLTPPGGQRLLFSATLDGDVNRLVRQYLTDPVTHSVAPSTASVDTMDHHVLQVSHQDKQDIITQIGAREGRTIMFVRTKHHVDRLTERLREQGVNAQALHGGKTQGQRNRVLADFKEGHSPVLVATDVAARGIHVDDISLVLHVDPAADHKDYLHRAGRTARAGASGVVVTLVTNDQRRMVKRMTDRAGVRAESTMVRPGDDALSRITGAREPSGEPVIERRRENPRRGGGGGFRGDRGFGGSGRSGGYRGDRDRGGDRGSFGGDRGDRGGDRGGYQGSREGSGHREGRPGGFGGRGRQPRSGNGGGYGRPSRGPRRGYDS, from the coding sequence GTGACAGTCACGTTCAATTCCGGCCACACCTCGACGTCCGCGCGCGCGGACCGTCCCGACCGCAAGCCGCGCACCCGCCCGGCCGGTGGGGACATGCTGCGCGACGACGCGGTCGAGACCGTGGCCACCAAGACCTTCGCCCAGCTGGGCCTGCCGGAGCCGCTGCTCCGCGCGCTGGCTGACGCGGGCATCAACAACCCGTTCCCGATCCAGTCCGCGACCATCCCGGACGCGCTGGCCGGCCGTGACGTGCTGGGCCGCGCCCAGACCGGCTCCGGCAAGACCCTCGCCTTCGGCCTGGCCATGCTGGCCCGGCTCGACGGCGGCAAGGCCCGCCCGAAGCGCCCCCGCGCGCTGATCCTGGTCCCGACCCGTGAGCTGGCGATGCAGGTCGCCGACTCGCTGACCCCGCTGGCCAAGTCGCTCGGCCTGTGGTGCCGCACGGCCGTCGGCGGCATGGCCTTCGCCCGCCAGGCGGACGCGCTCTCCCGCGGCGTCGACCTCCTGATCGCCACCCCGGGCCGGCTGTCGGACCACGTCCGGCAGGGCACCGCGCACCTGGGCGACTGCAACTTCATCGCCCTCGACGAGGCCGACCAGATGGCGGACATGGGCTTCATGCCGCAGGTCCGCGAGATCCTCGACCTCACCCCGCCGGGTGGGCAGCGGCTGCTGTTCTCGGCGACGCTCGACGGTGACGTCAACCGCCTGGTCCGCCAGTACCTGACCGACCCGGTCACGCACTCGGTCGCGCCGTCGACCGCGAGCGTCGACACCATGGACCACCACGTGCTCCAGGTGTCGCACCAGGACAAGCAGGACATCATCACGCAGATCGGCGCCCGCGAGGGCCGCACGATCATGTTCGTGCGGACCAAGCACCACGTCGACCGCCTCACCGAGCGCCTGCGCGAGCAGGGCGTGAACGCGCAGGCGCTGCACGGCGGCAAGACGCAGGGGCAGCGCAACCGCGTCCTGGCCGACTTCAAGGAAGGCCACTCGCCGGTGCTCGTCGCCACGGACGTCGCGGCGCGCGGCATCCACGTCGACGACATCTCGCTGGTGCTGCACGTCGACCCGGCGGCCGACCACAAGGACTACCTGCACCGCGCGGGCCGCACGGCGCGCGCCGGGGCGTCCGGTGTCGTCGTCACGCTGGTCACCAACGACCAGCGCCGCATGGTCAAGCGGATGACCGACCGGGCCGGCGTGCGCGCCGAGTCCACGATGGTCCGTCCGGGCGACGACGCGCTGTCCCGCATCACCGGTGCCCGCGAGCCCAGCGGCGAGCCGGTCATCGAGCGGCGGCGCGAGAACCCGCGTCGCGGCGGCGGCGGCGGCTTCCGCGGCGACCGCGGCTTCGGCGGTTCGGGTCGCAGCGGCGGCTACCGCGGCGACCGCGACCGCGGCGGTGACCGTGGCAGCTTCGGCGGCGACCGTGGTGACCGCGGTGGCGACCGCGGCGGGTACCAGGGTTCGCGTGAGGGTTCCGGCCACCGCGAAGGCCGTCCCGGCGGCTTCGGCGGCCGCGGCCGTCAGCCCCGGTCGGGCAACGGCGGTGGCTACGGCCGCCCGAGCCGTGGCCCGCGTCGCGGCTACGACAGCTGA
- a CDS encoding GNAT family N-acetyltransferase, translated as MPTLHDATGPELTAAQLHDILRLRVDVFVVEQKAAYPELDGRDLNPDTRHLWFEGESGVTAYLRVLLDPGDIRRIGRVATAANARGQGLAARLMEEALKVPGEYVLDAQTYVQAFYARYGFVAEGEEYTDDDGIPHIRMRRLPR; from the coding sequence ATGCCGACCCTGCACGACGCGACCGGTCCCGAACTGACGGCCGCCCAGCTCCACGACATCCTCCGCCTCCGCGTGGACGTCTTCGTGGTGGAGCAGAAAGCCGCGTACCCCGAACTCGACGGCCGTGACTTGAACCCCGACACCCGCCACCTGTGGTTCGAAGGCGAATCCGGAGTGACGGCGTACCTGCGCGTACTGCTCGACCCGGGCGACATCCGCCGCATCGGCCGCGTGGCGACGGCGGCGAACGCCCGCGGCCAGGGCCTGGCGGCCCGGCTCATGGAAGAGGCGCTGAAGGTCCCGGGCGAGTACGTCCTCGACGCCCAGACGTACGTCCAGGCGTTCTACGCCCGCTACGGCTTCGTCGCGGAAGGCGAGGAGTACACCGACGACGACGGCATCCCGCACATCCGCATGCGCCGCCTCCCGCGCTGA
- a CDS encoding 8-amino-7-oxononanoate synthase, producing the protein MTTPPTPPPDEVFDWLDAEAEKRANAGLVRQLRPRPARVDELDLAGNDYLGLARDKRVAGAAAAAALRWGAGATGSRLVTGSTELHTELELELARFCGVQAALVFSSGFTANLGAVTALSGAESAIVTDKYIHASLIEGCRLSRADVAAVAHSTPSAIKHALSTRRKPRALVVTDSVFSVDGDIAPLAELAGICREHGAALLVDDAHGFGVLGEGGRGAVHAAGLAGAPDVVTTLTLSKSLGAQGGAVLGPRRVIKHLVDTARSFIFDTALAPASAAAALAALHALKEEPGLAGKVVENAGNLAMSLKAAGLKASLPDAAVISVQAPSAETAVAWAAACAEQGIRVGCFRPPSVPDGISRLRLTARADLTEADVDRAVKVITATAPRGATV; encoded by the coding sequence GTGACTACGCCGCCGACGCCCCCGCCCGATGAGGTTTTCGACTGGCTCGACGCCGAGGCGGAAAAGCGGGCGAACGCGGGGCTCGTGCGGCAGCTGCGGCCGCGTCCCGCGCGGGTCGACGAGCTGGACCTGGCCGGGAACGACTACCTCGGGCTGGCCCGTGACAAGCGCGTCGCCGGAGCCGCCGCGGCCGCCGCCCTCCGCTGGGGCGCCGGGGCGACCGGGTCCCGGCTCGTCACCGGGTCGACCGAGCTGCACACCGAGCTCGAGCTGGAGCTCGCCCGGTTCTGCGGCGTCCAGGCGGCGCTCGTGTTCTCCTCCGGCTTCACGGCGAACCTCGGTGCGGTGACCGCGCTGTCCGGCGCCGAGTCCGCGATCGTCACCGACAAGTACATCCACGCTTCGCTGATCGAAGGCTGCCGGCTGTCGCGCGCCGACGTCGCCGCGGTCGCGCACTCGACGCCGTCGGCGATCAAGCACGCGCTCTCGACCCGGCGCAAGCCGCGCGCGCTCGTGGTGACCGACTCCGTGTTCTCGGTGGACGGTGACATCGCCCCGCTCGCCGAGCTGGCCGGCATCTGCCGCGAGCACGGGGCCGCGCTGCTGGTCGATGACGCGCACGGCTTCGGTGTCCTCGGCGAAGGCGGCCGCGGCGCGGTTCACGCGGCCGGGCTCGCGGGTGCGCCCGACGTCGTCACGACGTTGACGCTGTCGAAGTCGCTCGGTGCGCAGGGCGGGGCGGTGCTGGGGCCGCGTCGCGTGATCAAGCACCTCGTGGACACGGCTCGCAGCTTCATCTTCGACACCGCGCTGGCGCCGGCGAGCGCGGCCGCCGCGCTGGCCGCGTTGCACGCGCTGAAGGAAGAGCCCGGGCTGGCGGGGAAGGTCGTCGAGAACGCGGGCAACCTCGCGATGTCCTTGAAGGCGGCCGGGCTGAAGGCGAGCCTGCCGGACGCCGCCGTCATTTCCGTTCAGGCGCCTTCGGCCGAGACCGCGGTCGCGTGGGCGGCGGCGTGCGCGGAGCAGGGCATCCGCGTCGGGTGCTTCCGGCCGCCGTCGGTGCCGGACGGCATCTCGCGGCTGCGCCTGACCGCGCGGGCCGACCTCACGGAGGCCGATGTGGACCGTGCGGTGAAGGTGATCACCGCGACGGCGCCGCGGGGCGCGACCGTCTGA